The genomic stretch AAGAGTTTTTCTATATCCTTCATGTACTCCTTTAACCATATTATTGATTAAAGCTCTAGTAGTTCCATGAATTGCTCTTATAAATGGTTCATCATTAGGTCTTTCAACTGTAATATGTCCATCTTCTAATTTTATAGTTATATTATTATTAAATTCTTTTGTTAATGTACCCTTTGGTCCTTTTACAGTAACAACATTGTCTTTTACTGAAAAATCAACTCCAGAAGGCACAGCTATAGGTTTTTTACCTACTCTTGACATTAATGTACACCTCCTAAGTTTTTATTACCAAACAAATGCAAGGACTTCTCCACCAACTTTTTCTGCTCTAGCAACTTTATCAGTAACAATACCTTTTGAAGTTGAAACTATTGCAATTCCAAGACCAGATAAAACTCTTGGCATATCTTCCACAGAAGAGTAAACTCTTCTTCCAGGTTTAGAAATTCTCTTTAGTCCTTTTATAACTCTTTCTTTTCCAGCATATTTTAAATAAACTCTTATACTTTTCTTATTTCCTTCATCAGTAACAATTTTGAAATTAGAAATATATCCTTGCTCTTTTAAGATTTCAGCTATTCTTTCTTTCATCTTTGAGTGAGGTATATCTACTTTTTCATGCATAACTGCATTAGCATTTCTTACTCTTGTTAACATATCAGCAATTGGATCTGTTAAATACATCTATTTAAATCCTCCTTCCTTTGATTAATTACCAAGATGATTTTTTTACACCAGGTATTAACCCAGCACCAGCTAGTTGTCTGAACTTAACTCTTGATATTCCGAATTCTCTCATGTATCCTCTTGGTCTACCGTCTAATTGACATCTATTTCTTTTTCTAACAACTGAAGAATCTTTTGGTAATTTGTTTAATTCAAACATAGCTTCCATATCTCCAGCTGCTATTCTTTTCTTTAATTCAGCTCTTTTTTCAGCATATTTGTCAACAAGTTTTGCTCTTTTAACATCTCTTGCGATCATTGACTTTTTCGCCATCTACTCTAACCTCCCTACAATTACTTCTTGAAAGGCATTCCAAAAGCCTTTAGTAATGCTCTTCCTTCTTCATCTGTTTTTGCAGAAGAAACCATAGTGATAGACATTCCTAAAAGTTTTTCAACTTTATCAAAATCTATTTCAGGAAATACTAATTGGTCTCTCAATCCTACTGAATAATTTCCTCTTCCATCAAATGAGTTGCTAGGAACTCCTTCAAAGTCTCTTACTCTTGGAAGAACTACATTTACTAATCTATCTAAGAAATCATACATTCTTTCTTTTCTTAAAGTAACTTTAGCTCCAATAGGCATTCCTTCTCTTAATTTGAAACCAGCTTCAGATTTTTTAGCTTTTCTCAATAATGGTTTTTGACCAGTAATTATTGTTAAGTCTGCCATAGCAGCATCCATTAACTTAGAGTTTTGAGTAGCTTCTCCAACTCCCATATTAACTATTATTTTTTCTAGTTTTGGGCATTCCATGATATTTTTAATTTCTAATTCTTTCATTAATTTAGGAACCACTACTTCATTATAGAACTTGTGGTATCTTGAAACGTATTTGTCCACTTATGCTTTCCTCCTTTCTTATATTATTTCTCCAGATTTTTTTGAAATTCTTACTTTCTTTCCATCTCTAACTTCATATCCAACTCTTGTTGGTTTTTTAGTCTTTTCATCAAATAGCATAACTTTTGATGAGAATATTGCAGCTTCTTTTTGTACAACTCCACCTTGTGGGTTTACTTGAGATGGCTTTAAATGTTTTGTTACTATATTTATTCCTTCTACT from Fusobacterium hwasookii encodes the following:
- the rpsH gene encoding 30S ribosomal protein S8, whose product is MYLTDPIADMLTRVRNANAVMHEKVDIPHSKMKERIAEILKEQGYISNFKIVTDEGNKKSIRVYLKYAGKERVIKGLKRISKPGRRVYSSVEDMPRVLSGLGIAIVSTSKGIVTDKVARAEKVGGEVLAFVW
- the rpsN gene encoding 30S ribosomal protein S14 — its product is MAKKSMIARDVKRAKLVDKYAEKRAELKKRIAAGDMEAMFELNKLPKDSSVVRKRNRCQLDGRPRGYMREFGISRVKFRQLAGAGLIPGVKKSSW
- the rplE gene encoding 50S ribosomal protein L5 translates to MDKYVSRYHKFYNEVVVPKLMKELEIKNIMECPKLEKIIVNMGVGEATQNSKLMDAAMADLTIITGQKPLLRKAKKSEAGFKLREGMPIGAKVTLRKERMYDFLDRLVNVVLPRVRDFEGVPSNSFDGRGNYSVGLRDQLVFPEIDFDKVEKLLGMSITMVSSAKTDEEGRALLKAFGMPFKK
- the rplX gene encoding 50S ribosomal protein L24 codes for the protein MAKPKIKFVPDSLHVKTGDIVYVISGKDKKKTGKVLRVFPKKGKIIVEGINIVTKHLKPSQVNPQGGVVQKEAAIFSSKVMLFDEKTKKPTRVGYEVRDGKKVRISKKSGEII